In the genome of Ziziphus jujuba cultivar Dongzao chromosome 10, ASM3175591v1, the window gaaggaaaaaggtGATAATGACAATTGTAATAATATGCAACAAAGTCGTGACACAAATGAAACACATGAACTAATCGAAAAATTTGAGCTTGACAGGCAATATTGATTaccaatttttgaaattttgctaCTGGTTCAGCTTATAGCAGTTCCTTAAAACGcaagttaattttatttgataaagtcATTTTGCGTCATATCATCATAAATTGATATTACGTTTCATATTCAATCATAGAAAAGAACTTTTgcaacttaaaaaagaaaagcgcTTCTGTTCCTCTGtttcatacatacatacatacatacatacatacatgtatgtatatgtgtgtgtatatagagCATCGACTTGAAAAACCACTACCAAATTGCTAGACCCAGATTTGTTTTTGTCCCTATCAAACCATATTCAATTGTACTCACCAAATATTTGGttggtttttttattctaaacaCCAAAAATAGCATGCATGGCAGAGAAGCTCCATGCTGTATTCAACCTCACCTATAGGAAACTAAACCAAATCCATGCACAACTCATCAAGAATCCAAAACCCCACATCTTAAACCCCTTGCTCGGATCACTTTCAAACTCTCCAACTCCACAAAATGCGCTTCTTCTCTACAACCAAATGCTTCTCCACCCAACATCCCATAACCATTACACTTTCACTCATGCTCTCAAGGCATGTTTCTCACTGCCTGCACACCAAAAAGGCCTAGAAATCCATGCCCATGTACTGAAGTGTGGTCATTATTCTGACATCTTTATCCAAAACTCCTTGCTTCATTTTTATGTGATTGTAAACGATGTTGTCTCTGCTTGTCAAGTCTTCGATTCGATATCATACCCGGATGTCGTTTCCTGGACTTCAATCATTTCTGGGCTTTCTAAGTGTGGGTTTGAGGAGGAAGCCATTGTTAAGTTCTCGTCCATGGATGTAGAACCTAATTCCACCACCCTTGTTAGTGTTATCTCTGCTTGTTCCAGTCTAGGAGCTTTCAAGCTGGGTAAAGCTATTCATGGTTTTAGTATGAGAAAATTGTGTCAAACTAACATTGTATTAGACAATGCAATGCTGGATTTTTATGTGAGATGTGGGTCTTTGGTGAATGCAAGGTACATATTCGAGAATATGCCTAAGAGAGATGTGGTTTCTTGGACTACCATTGTGGGGGGTTATGCACATAGAGGGTTTTGTGAAGAGGCAGTGAGGCTTTTCAATGAAATGATCCGTGGAGGGGAAGCTGAACCTAATGAAGCAACCATTGTCAATGTATTGTCTGCATGTTCTTCCACTGGTGCTTTGAGTTTAGGCCAATGGGTGCACTCCTACATTGCTACACGCAATGATCTTACAACAAATGATAATGTGGGCAATGCTTTGATCAACATGTACGTCAAAGGTGGCAATATACGTATGGCCATCCAGGTTTTCAGCACCTTGGAGAGCAAGGATATTATTTCATGGAGTACCATTATAAGTGGCATGGCAATGAATGGGCATGGCATGCATGCATTGCAGCTCTTTTCACTCATGCTGGTTCATGGTGTTCCTCCTGATGATGTAACCTTCATTGGCTTGTTATCGGCATGCAGCCATGCCGGGATGGTTGAAAGAGGGTTGATGATCTTTAACGCCATGAAAGATGTTTACCAGATTGTGCCTGAAATGCAGCACTATGCATGTGTCGTTGACATGCATGGTAGAGCAGGGCTCTTGGACGAGGCAGAGGCTTTCATTAGAGAAATGCCAATGGAAGCAGAAGGGCCAATTTGGGGAGCTCTGCTCAATGCTTGCAAAATTCATGGGAACGAGAAGATGTTTGAGAGAATCAAGCATTGTCTTCTTAAGAGTAAAGGAGTAGGGACTGGAACTTTGGCTCTGTTGTCCAACACTTATGCTAGTTCTGATAGATGGGATGATGCTAATAAGGTTCGTGATGAAATGAGATGGATGGGACTGAAGAAAATGGCTGGATGTAGTTGGATTGAGACCGATCCACCTAGCAATATGACATAGCATTCTTTTAAACGTTTAGCATATCCTGGACGGTAACATACATTCTTTTAAACGTTTAGCATATCCTGGACGGTAACATACTGCTTTGCTTGTTAGTTTTCGCAACTGGAAACAGGATTATTTAAAGACATTTACATGTAGTTCCCAAGTAAAAAGATTTGGAAAGAATTTGCTTCCCTGATTGAGTTATCAATACATAAAGTTCAGTTGCAACTGCAAGATGGTTTTGGCATTTTGTAAAAAACCACAGTTTTATATCTCTTAACAAGAAAGGGATAAAGGATTGATCTGAGCTAAAAGACAAGAAATGGTATGTGATGGCAAATGAAGATGCATAGTGCTATTACTAAATGGAAAAGAATTTGCATCTGACAGCAAATGATACATGTACTCTCAGTGCTATTTGATAGAAATTGGTACTGCTGTATTTAGTAATTATCTCCTGGAAAACCCAGTTTGATGCTGTTCTTATTGGTTAGGTTATGATCTCTATGGTTATATAGATGGTACCACACCTTGTCCTTCATCAATCATAGCTATTGCATGTGATGATTCTCTCAATCCTAATTACCATTTATTGGGTTCGGTGAAATAAGCTGATTCTAAGTGCTATTCTAGCTTCTCTTTCCAAAGATGTTGGACATCTTGTAGCCGCTGCTAAAACTTCCAGTGCAGCATGGACCAACTTCAGGTTCCAGACTTCATCTACTGGAATGTCTCGTACAGTCTCAAGGGAATCGTAGTCACTGAATATCTATCTCATGTTAAGAGTGCTGTAGACAAGTATCCTCTCTTCGGTAAACCTACTGATGAGGATAAGATCACACTATATCATCAATGGTTTATTCTCTGAATTCAAGGATATTTCCGCTGCTGCGAGAACTCATGAAACCTCCATCTTCCTTCGCAACCTGTATGAAAAACTCACCAAACGTGCAGCCAACCTAGCAAATTGTTCTTCCTCATCTCAGTCGGGATCTCAGACAGGGACTTCTTCTCAGAAAAGGGTTCTCTAATAATTACATTGGTAAGTGTCGGTTGTGTGCCCGACAAGGACACTCTGCAAGTTTTTGTCCACCTTAACAACAGTTGATGCAGACACCTCCACCACATCAACATCAACAGAAAAATTTTCCATTGACGTAAAACCTGCAGAGCCTGAATTTTTCATAATTCAATGTCCAAGCCAAATTTTCCAGTTCTAATATAAACCtcaaagttttatatatttatttacatatctATTTctatgttttgtttgttttgatttCGCTGGAATATGAATGTGAATGACCATATTAGAAGATATATGAGAATATTGACCATATTAGAAGATAAATGAGAATATATTTAGAATAATCATCACATGTACCACCGACATGAACAAATTCTCCCAAGTAACATTCTTTACTCTTGGGAAAAATATTCTTCATGAAGCATATTTCGACTTCCAAGAACCACTTAAATTTATAAGATCAAAACTACTTATGAATGGAATAATTTAAAAGAACTGAAAACTACTTATGAATGGagtaaataaagaaacaaataatttgaAGATTAAATCAAACTCGCTTCCCATCATCTCAATATGCtagcaaaatacaaaaatataacgTAAAGTGGGTTCCAAAACATTAAAAGCGGTACACAGATCCAAAATTGCCTCAACAAATAtgctataaaaaagaaaaaaaaaaaactgtgaatCTCTGTTGCCAAGGTCGCACATGCTT includes:
- the LOC107412594 gene encoding pentatricopeptide repeat-containing protein At1g08070, chloroplastic, with product MAEKLHAVFNLTYRKLNQIHAQLIKNPKPHILNPLLGSLSNSPTPQNALLLYNQMLLHPTSHNHYTFTHALKACFSLPAHQKGLEIHAHVLKCGHYSDIFIQNSLLHFYVIVNDVVSACQVFDSISYPDVVSWTSIISGLSKCGFEEEAIVKFSSMDVEPNSTTLVSVISACSSLGAFKLGKAIHGFSMRKLCQTNIVLDNAMLDFYVRCGSLVNARYIFENMPKRDVVSWTTIVGGYAHRGFCEEAVRLFNEMIRGGEAEPNEATIVNVLSACSSTGALSLGQWVHSYIATRNDLTTNDNVGNALINMYVKGGNIRMAIQVFSTLESKDIISWSTIISGMAMNGHGMHALQLFSLMLVHGVPPDDVTFIGLLSACSHAGMVERGLMIFNAMKDVYQIVPEMQHYACVVDMHGRAGLLDEAEAFIREMPMEAEGPIWGALLNACKIHGNEKMFERIKHCLLKSKGVGTGTLALLSNTYASSDRWDDANKVRDEMRWMGLKKMAGCSWIETDPPSNMT